A window of Candidatus Afararchaeum irisae genomic DNA:
CCTATGAACGCCGTCATAGCCGAGGAGACCGCCCTCGGATCGCTGAGAGACGGCTTCAGGGCGGGACTCGGAGCACTCACCGCCGACACTGTCTTCTGTGTCCTCTCGGTCGCGGGTTTGCTCGCAGTCGTAGGGTCACGCACCAGAACCCTACTCTATGCACTCGGAGGTCTTCTGATGCTCTACTTCGGATACTCGGCTGTGTCTGACATACGTTCGGGCGACACGTTCGGATTTCGCGCTGACGCCGATACCCACGCCGAGGACGGGGGAAGAAGAGGCTTCACGAAGGCTTTCGTCCTCGCACTCACCAACCCGTACCAGATAGCCTGGTGGCTCACAGCCGGTGTCACACTCGTAGAGTCGAGACCCGTCGCACTTGTCGGCTTCTTTGTCGGAATCCTCGTCTGGATTACAGTCTTCCCCACGGGTCTCAGCCTCGGATCTGAGAGATTCGACGGAGGCTTCGCGAGAGGCGTCACCTACCTCAGTGGTGGGATTCTCACCGCGTTCGGCGTCTTCTTCATTTACACCGCGGCTTCAAGATCTGTCTTCTGACTAGTTATTTCCGGTTCCCACCTACCGAGAACCCCTTACAACCTCCATTTGGGGGTTCCTAAAGTCGAAATCTATTGGTAGACGGGAATCGCTCGGAAATGACCTTATACCACCACCTCTACAGTGGTTGGTTCTAACAATCAGGATATGGCTCCAGAAGATGATACAGATGATGAAAAATCCTCCATCGTTGATAATGATAAGTCGGCTGCAGTAGCGGGGTTGACAGAGACGGATTTGGAGGACAGTATTCCCCCAGAAACAGTAGCTAGTATGCACAAAGCAACAAAGGCCGTTAGACAGGCTCGTGAAACGGTTCAAGACTCCGTAGATTGGGCGAGTCTGTACGATGCAATTGAGAGTTACTTCGAAAATGTATCACAGGTTATTGCAAGCGATATTGATGGACTTGAACAACCAGAGGACTATGACCCAGATGAATTGACTATATCGCCTTTTTCAGAACAACTGGCAAAGGACTCGACCGATAGGCTGATTGATGAACTGGAATCTGGCGGCTATAGCGACTTAGATGCATATCTTGACCGGCTTCGATATGGCCGTAACCATATTTCAAATGACGAATACGGCGCGGCTGCTTTCTACTTCATTAGCGTCCAAGACGGCATAATGTCGATGCTCTGTGACCACTTTGGAGATTCTACTAACTCAGAGGGTTACTATGGACGGTCAGACAAGGTAGATGCGTTTGCGAGAGCATACAATAATTCAGGATATCACGGAGTAGAAACAGGTGACGTTATTCCACCCTACGAAGACTTCTACGAGCACAGAAATGCCATCGTTCACGGCTCTCCAACTTTAGCGTATCTTGACCGAGATATCGCACTTCTCTCGATGCTGTTCTTAATGCTGACTTTGGATGCGGCCGTCTCCGAAATGTCTCAGTAGCGTTCTAATACGAACGAGAGCTCAAACTGAACGTAGCGGAGTGGCTTACAAGCTTGCTTTTAATCGTGTTCAACTTCGTCTTCGTACCGCTTCTCGCGGTCGGTCTCTCTCAGACCTTCTTCGGGGGATCTGCCGCCTACGCTGTCGGACTCTACTTCATCGCCCTCATACCCACTTCGGGAATGACCGCGGCGTGGACGGGATTAGCCGGAGGCGACCTCGAAGCCTCACTCGTCGCAGTCGCAGTCAACCTGATAGCCGCGGTTCTGTTACTCCCGACATACCTCTCGTTCCTCGTACAGGGCGCAGTCGACTTCGACCCTGCGTCACTCTACCGTCAGCTCGCAGTCGTCGTCGTGGTTCCGATGGCTCTCGGAACAGCCATA
This region includes:
- a CDS encoding LysE family transporter, whose product is MLSTIAGSLVSGVLLGLSLAAPPGPMNAVIAEETALGSLRDGFRAGLGALTADTVFCVLSVAGLLAVVGSRTRTLLYALGGLLMLYFGYSAVSDIRSGDTFGFRADADTHAEDGGRRGFTKAFVLALTNPYQIAWWLTAGVTLVESRPVALVGFFVGILVWITVFPTGLSLGSERFDGGFARGVTYLSGGILTAFGVFFIYTAASRSVF